The following coding sequences lie in one Sinorhizobium fredii USDA 257 genomic window:
- the groL gene encoding chaperonin GroEL (60 kDa chaperone family; promotes refolding of misfolded polypeptides especially under stressful conditions; forms two stacked rings of heptamers to form a barrel-shaped 14mer; ends can be capped by GroES; misfolded proteins enter the barrel where they are refolded when GroES binds): protein MAAKDVKFSADARDRMLRGVDIMANAVRVTLGPKGRNVVIDRSFGAPRITKDGVSVAKEIELEDKFENMGAQMVREVASRTSEIAGDGTTTATVLAQAIVKEGAKAVASGMNPMDLKRGIDLAVDALVKELKSRARQVSKNEEIAQVATISANGDAEIGRYLAEAMQKVGNEGVITVEEAKTAEIELEVVEGMQFDRGYLSPYFITNQDKMRAELEDVYILIHEKKLSNLQAMIPILEAVIQAGKPLLIIAEDVEGEALATLVVNKLRGGLKISAVKAPGFGDRRKAMLEDIAILTGGTVVSEELGIKLENTTMESLGRAKRVMVEKDATTIVGGGGTKQDISGRVAQLKAQIDETTSDYDREKLQERLAKLAGGVAVIRVGGSTEVEVKEKKDRVDDALHATRAAVEEGILPGGGVALLRVVKVLESVATGNDDQRVGVEIVRRAIEAPVRQIAENAGAEGSIIVGQLREKTDFAYGWNAQTGEFGDLFAMGVIDPAKVVRAALQDAASIAGLLVTTEAMIAEKPKKEGQMPMPPGPGMDF from the coding sequence ATGGCTGCCAAAGACGTCAAGTTCAGCGCCGATGCGCGCGACCGAATGCTGCGCGGGGTCGACATAATGGCCAACGCGGTCCGGGTCACCCTTGGACCCAAGGGGAGGAACGTGGTCATAGACAGGTCTTTCGGCGCGCCGCGGATCACCAAGGACGGCGTCTCCGTCGCCAAGGAGATCGAGCTCGAGGACAAGTTCGAGAACATGGGCGCGCAGATGGTCCGGGAGGTCGCCTCGAGAACCAGTGAAATCGCCGGTGACGGCACGACAACCGCGACGGTTCTGGCCCAGGCGATCGTCAAAGAAGGTGCCAAGGCCGTCGCTTCCGGCATGAACCCGATGGATCTGAAGCGTGGCATCGACCTCGCCGTCGATGCGCTCGTCAAGGAACTCAAGAGTCGGGCCCGGCAGGTCTCGAAGAACGAGGAGATCGCACAGGTGGCGACGATCTCGGCCAATGGCGATGCGGAGATCGGGCGCTATCTTGCCGAGGCGATGCAAAAGGTCGGCAACGAGGGCGTCATCACTGTCGAAGAGGCCAAGACCGCCGAGATCGAGCTCGAGGTCGTCGAGGGCATGCAATTCGATCGCGGCTATCTCTCGCCCTACTTCATCACCAATCAGGACAAGATGCGTGCGGAGCTGGAGGATGTCTACATCCTCATCCACGAGAAGAAACTCTCCAACCTGCAGGCAATGATCCCGATTCTCGAAGCGGTGATCCAGGCCGGCAAGCCGCTGCTGATCATCGCCGAAGACGTCGAGGGCGAAGCCCTTGCGACGCTCGTGGTCAACAAGCTGCGCGGTGGGTTGAAGATCTCCGCCGTCAAAGCACCTGGCTTCGGCGATCGACGCAAGGCCATGCTGGAGGATATTGCCATTCTGACCGGCGGCACGGTCGTTTCGGAGGAGCTCGGCATCAAGCTCGAGAATACGACGATGGAAAGCCTCGGGCGGGCAAAGCGCGTCATGGTGGAGAAAGACGCAACCACGATCGTCGGCGGCGGCGGCACGAAGCAGGATATCAGCGGTCGTGTCGCCCAGCTGAAGGCGCAGATCGACGAAACAACCTCCGATTACGACCGGGAGAAGCTGCAGGAGCGGCTCGCCAAGCTGGCCGGCGGCGTTGCGGTGATCCGCGTCGGCGGCTCAACGGAAGTGGAGGTCAAGGAGAAGAAGGACCGCGTCGACGACGCGCTGCATGCGACGCGCGCCGCGGTCGAGGAAGGCATCCTGCCGGGTGGCGGCGTCGCGCTGCTGCGGGTCGTCAAGGTGCTCGAGAGCGTGGCGACCGGCAATGACGACCAGCGCGTCGGCGTCGAAATCGTTCGCCGTGCCATCGAGGCGCCGGTGCGCCAGATTGCCGAGAATGCCGGCGCCGAGGGATCGATCATCGTCGGACAGCTGCGCGAGAAAACTGACTTCGCCTATGGCTGGAATGCCCAGACGGGCGAGTTCGGCGACCTCTTCGCGATGGGCGTCATCGACCCGGCCAAGGTCGTGCGCGCGGCGCTGCAGGACGCAGCCTCCATCGCGGGGCTCCTCGTGACGACGGAGGCGATGATCGCCGAGAAGCCGAAAAAGGAGGGTCAGATGCCGATGCCCCCTGGTCCGGGCATGGACTTCTGA
- the parC gene encoding DNA topoisomerase IV subunit A: MGQSLLPPSGGDDNIQPVDLKAALEERYLAYALSTIMHRALPDVRDGLKPVHRRIIHAMSEMGLRPNTSFKKCARIVGDVIGKFHPHGDQSVYDALVRLAQDFSQRYPVVDGQGNFGNIDGDNAAAYRYTEAKMTEVAALLLEGIDQDAVDFRPTYNEEDQEPVVLPGAFPNLLANGASGIAVGMATSIPPHNAHELCDAALHLIRHPNATVEELLFDPANPQRGGIEGPDFPTGGIIVESRASMLESYRTGRGGFRVRARWTVEDLGRGGYQIVVTEIPYQVQKSRLIEKIAELLIARKLPLLEDIRDESAEDVRVVLVPKSRSVDANILMESLFKLTELESRIPLNMNVLSMGRVPRVMALNEVLSEWLAHRREVLQRRSRHRLAAIDRRLEILGGYLIAYLNIDEVIRIIREEDEPKAVMIERFSLTDVQAEAILNMRLRSLRKLEEFEIRTEFDALSKEKAEIEALLASDDKQWQAVAWEIGEVKKKFAKATELGKRRSTFADAPEADVEAIQQAMIEKEPITVVISEKGWIRALKGHISDTSSLQFKDGDALKVAFPAQTTDKILVFTTGGKVYTLGGDKLPGGRGHGEPLRIMVDMENDQDVLTALVHDPARKLLVSSAAGNGFVVTESDIVANTRKGKQVMNVVMPDEAKLVVPVKGDHVAVVGDNRKMLVFPLPQIPEMARGKGVRLQRYKDGGISDIRCFTMAEGLTWEDSAGRVFTKVRDELIEWIGDRAGAGRTVPKGFPRSGRFNG, from the coding sequence ATGGGACAAAGCCTTTTGCCGCCTTCTGGCGGGGACGACAACATTCAGCCGGTTGACCTCAAGGCGGCGCTGGAAGAGCGCTATCTCGCCTATGCGCTGTCGACCATCATGCATCGCGCGCTGCCGGATGTCCGCGACGGATTGAAACCGGTCCACCGCCGCATCATCCACGCGATGAGCGAGATGGGGCTGCGGCCCAATACCTCGTTCAAGAAATGCGCGCGCATCGTCGGTGACGTCATCGGTAAGTTCCACCCGCACGGCGACCAGTCGGTCTACGATGCGCTGGTGAGACTCGCGCAGGACTTTTCGCAGCGCTACCCGGTCGTCGACGGACAGGGCAACTTCGGCAATATCGACGGCGACAACGCCGCCGCCTATCGTTACACCGAAGCGAAGATGACCGAGGTCGCGGCCCTCCTCCTCGAGGGCATCGACCAGGATGCCGTCGATTTCCGCCCGACCTACAACGAGGAGGACCAGGAGCCGGTCGTCCTTCCCGGCGCCTTCCCGAACCTCCTCGCCAACGGCGCGTCCGGCATCGCAGTCGGCATGGCGACGTCTATTCCGCCGCACAATGCGCATGAGCTTTGCGACGCGGCGCTCCATCTGATCCGCCATCCGAACGCGACGGTTGAAGAACTGCTGTTCGATCCGGCCAATCCGCAGCGCGGCGGTATCGAGGGGCCGGACTTTCCGACCGGCGGCATCATCGTCGAAAGTCGCGCCAGCATGCTCGAATCCTACCGCACCGGCCGCGGCGGCTTCCGCGTCCGGGCGCGTTGGACTGTCGAGGATCTGGGGCGCGGCGGCTATCAGATCGTCGTGACGGAAATTCCCTACCAGGTTCAGAAGTCGCGGCTGATCGAAAAGATCGCCGAGCTCCTCATTGCGCGCAAATTGCCGCTGCTCGAGGACATCCGCGACGAATCGGCCGAGGATGTCCGTGTCGTGCTCGTGCCGAAGAGCCGCTCGGTCGACGCCAATATCCTGATGGAATCGCTGTTCAAGCTGACCGAGCTCGAAAGCCGCATTCCGCTCAATATGAACGTGCTGTCGATGGGCCGCGTGCCGCGCGTCATGGCGCTGAACGAGGTGCTGAGCGAATGGCTGGCGCATCGCCGTGAGGTGTTGCAGCGGCGATCGCGCCACAGGCTTGCCGCCATCGATCGGCGGCTCGAGATCCTCGGCGGCTATCTGATTGCCTATCTCAACATCGACGAGGTCATCCGTATCATCCGCGAAGAGGATGAGCCGAAGGCGGTGATGATCGAGCGTTTCTCGCTGACCGATGTCCAGGCCGAAGCGATCCTCAACATGCGCCTGCGCTCGCTGCGCAAGCTCGAGGAGTTCGAGATCCGCACCGAATTCGACGCGCTGTCGAAGGAGAAGGCGGAGATCGAGGCGCTGCTCGCCTCCGACGACAAACAGTGGCAGGCAGTTGCCTGGGAAATCGGCGAGGTCAAGAAGAAGTTCGCCAAGGCGACCGAGCTCGGCAAGCGCCGCAGCACCTTCGCCGACGCTCCCGAGGCGGATGTCGAAGCCATTCAGCAGGCGATGATCGAGAAGGAGCCGATCACCGTCGTCATTTCGGAAAAGGGCTGGATCCGGGCGCTCAAGGGGCACATCTCGGACACGTCTTCGCTGCAGTTCAAGGACGGCGATGCGCTGAAGGTGGCGTTCCCCGCGCAGACGACGGACAAGATTCTCGTCTTCACCACTGGCGGCAAGGTGTACACACTCGGCGGCGACAAGCTGCCGGGCGGCCGCGGCCATGGTGAGCCGTTGCGAATCATGGTCGATATGGAAAACGACCAGGACGTGCTGACGGCGCTCGTCCACGATCCGGCGCGCAAGCTCCTTGTCTCGTCCGCTGCCGGCAACGGTTTCGTCGTCACCGAAAGCGACATTGTCGCCAATACCCGCAAGGGCAAGCAGGTGATGAACGTCGTGATGCCGGACGAAGCGAAGCTCGTCGTGCCGGTCAAGGGGGATCACGTTGCCGTCGTTGGCGATAACCGCAAGATGCTGGTCTTCCCGCTGCCGCAGATACCGGAGATGGCGCGCGGCAAGGGCGTGCGCCTGCAGCGCTACAAGGACGGCGGCATCTCCGACATCCGCTGCTTCACCATGGCCGAGGGCCTCACCTGGGAAGACAGTGCTGGCCGTGTCTTCACGAAGGTGAGGGATGAGCTGATCGAGTGGATAGGCGACCGCGCCGGCGCCGGTCGCACCGTGCCGAAGGGCTTTCCGCGAAGCGGCAGGTTCAATGGTTGA
- a CDS encoding helix-turn-helix domain-containing protein, translating into MIPALDDTLLALADPTRRRIFEVLFAGESAVADVAVAVGAEQDELSGHMVILEEAGLITRRHQDDREMIAADPAPLEVAAEWINTNRELWAMRTQIEETGPASTTPQ; encoded by the coding sequence ATGATCCCGGCTCTTGACGATACATTGTTGGCGCTCGCCGATCCCACACGCCGCCGCATATTCGAAGTCCTATTTGCCGGCGAATCCGCCGTTGCGGACGTCGCCGTTGCGGTCGGTGCCGAACAGGACGAGCTGTCAGGTCACATGGTGATTCTGGAGGAGGCGGGGCTGATTACCCGGCGGCACCAGGACGATCGAGAGATGATCGCCGCCGATCCGGCCCCATTGGAAGTCGCGGCGGAATGGATCAACACCAATCGCGAGCTCTGGGCGATGCGCACGCAGATTGAGGAGACGGGGCCTGCTTCTACCACCCCGCAGTGA
- a CDS encoding DMT family transporter has translation MTPSSDAARHRRGLAITGLGGLALSFDIPLIRSADGEVWSILAVRSLSTFAVAIAAWFFINRVLGRQIALIPGKAGLIAGLFYGINSFTFLLAVFNTSTANVVFILAFTSMFAAILSWIFLKERPSNATLLTMAIMLLGVGVIVQDGLESGNLFGDAMAACSAFLLASAIAISRASGRDMALVPLTTAIFPALAALTLLPASGIAIAAPGYILFNGLVMIPVAFFCLATGPRYLSAPEVGMFYLLETILAPIWVWMVFSETPTFQTLVGGTILIIALLGHSLWQMRSKAAKAQLPCAELPFTG, from the coding sequence TTGACCCCCTCCTCTGACGCCGCCCGGCATCGGCGCGGCCTTGCCATCACCGGCCTCGGCGGCCTTGCGCTTTCCTTCGACATCCCGCTGATCCGTTCGGCAGACGGCGAAGTCTGGTCGATTCTCGCCGTGCGCAGCCTGTCGACCTTTGCGGTGGCGATCGCCGCCTGGTTCTTTATCAATCGCGTGCTGGGCCGCCAGATTGCGCTGATCCCCGGCAAGGCCGGGCTGATCGCCGGCCTCTTTTACGGCATCAATTCCTTCACCTTCCTGCTCGCGGTGTTCAACACCTCGACAGCAAACGTCGTTTTCATCCTCGCCTTCACCTCGATGTTCGCGGCAATTCTCTCCTGGATCTTCCTGAAGGAGCGCCCCTCCAACGCCACGCTGCTGACGATGGCGATCATGCTTCTCGGCGTCGGGGTGATCGTCCAGGACGGGCTCGAAAGCGGGAACCTGTTTGGCGACGCGATGGCCGCCTGCTCCGCTTTCCTGCTGGCGAGCGCCATCGCCATCAGCCGCGCCAGCGGACGGGACATGGCGCTGGTGCCGCTAACGACTGCGATCTTTCCAGCCCTGGCGGCGCTCACGCTTTTGCCGGCGAGCGGCATCGCCATTGCCGCACCGGGCTATATTCTCTTCAATGGGCTGGTGATGATCCCTGTCGCCTTCTTTTGCCTGGCGACGGGCCCGCGTTATCTCTCGGCACCGGAAGTGGGGATGTTCTACCTGCTCGAGACGATTCTGGCACCGATCTGGGTGTGGATGGTCTTTTCCGAGACGCCCACTTTCCAGACGCTCGTCGGCGGCACGATCCTCATCATCGCCCTGCTTGGTCATTCGCTGTGGCAGATGCGCAGCAAGGCGGCAAAGGCGCAGCTACCCTGTGCCGAATTGCCATTTACCGGTTGA
- a CDS encoding arginyltransferase, translated as MNTQTTSSPQFYLTAPAACPYLPNEMERKVFTHMVGERAPELNDLLTQGGFRRSQNIAYRPACETCRACISVRILTNEFLPTRSMRRVLAANEDVVSTEYPAEPSSEQYNLFRRYLDCRHQRGGMSDMSVLDYAMMVEDTHVHTKIIEYRLRAEGDGISEKAKGPLIATALTDRMCDGLSMVYSFFDPGLANRSLGTFMILDHIRRAKERGLPHVYLGYWVKGSRKMGYKTKFLPQEHLMARGWERYAGGEDSPETATD; from the coding sequence ATGAACACGCAGACCACATCGTCTCCGCAATTCTACCTGACCGCACCGGCAGCCTGTCCGTACCTGCCGAACGAGATGGAACGGAAGGTCTTCACCCACATGGTGGGCGAGCGCGCTCCCGAGTTGAACGATCTTCTGACCCAGGGCGGTTTCCGCCGTTCGCAGAACATTGCCTATCGCCCGGCCTGCGAGACCTGTCGCGCCTGCATCTCGGTGCGTATCCTGACCAATGAATTCTTGCCCACCCGTTCGATGCGCCGCGTGCTCGCGGCCAACGAGGACGTGGTCTCCACCGAATACCCGGCCGAACCATCGAGCGAGCAGTACAACCTCTTCCGCCGCTATCTGGATTGCCGGCACCAGAGGGGGGGCATGTCGGACATGTCAGTGCTCGACTACGCAATGATGGTCGAGGACACCCATGTACACACGAAAATCATCGAATACCGCTTGAGGGCCGAGGGCGACGGCATCAGCGAAAAGGCCAAAGGCCCCTTGATCGCCACGGCACTCACCGACCGGATGTGCGACGGGCTGTCTATGGTCTATTCCTTCTTCGATCCGGGCCTTGCAAACCGGTCCCTCGGCACCTTCATGATCCTCGACCATATCCGCCGTGCAAAGGAACGCGGCCTGCCGCACGTCTATCTCGGCTACTGGGTCAAGGGATCGCGCAAAATGGGGTACAAAACAAAGTTTTTGCCGCAGGAGCACCTTATGGCCCGCGGTTGGGAGCGTTATGCTGGCGGGGAAGATTCTCCTGAAACCGCCACGGATTGA
- a CDS encoding RDD family protein, translating into MSMHNQELRLPSQDWRAYQGVLSRRVFAFIIDYLIVALLWIPAAVVVFFLGILTLGLGFFLYPVLFALVAMLYFGLTVGGREQASPGMRIMGVAIARTDGRPMDFLTAIVHLAIFWIANALLTPLILLIGLFTDRGRLLHDLLIGTVTVRRDMY; encoded by the coding sequence ATGAGCATGCACAACCAAGAACTCCGACTTCCGAGCCAGGACTGGCGCGCTTACCAGGGTGTTCTGTCGCGCCGGGTGTTTGCCTTCATTATCGACTACCTGATCGTCGCGCTCCTGTGGATTCCGGCTGCGGTCGTCGTGTTCTTTCTCGGCATCCTGACGCTCGGCCTCGGATTCTTCCTCTATCCCGTGCTCTTCGCTCTCGTGGCGATGCTGTATTTCGGACTGACGGTCGGCGGCCGCGAGCAGGCGTCGCCCGGGATGAGGATCATGGGTGTGGCGATCGCCCGGACGGATGGCCGGCCCATGGATTTCCTGACGGCAATCGTCCACCTGGCGATCTTCTGGATCGCCAATGCGCTGTTGACTCCGCTCATCTTGCTGATCGGACTGTTCACGGATCGCGGCAGGCTGCTGCACGACCTTCTGATCGGTACCGTCACCGTCCGGCGCGACATGTATTGA
- the hemB gene encoding porphobilinogen synthase, with protein sequence MNDSTNLVDRITGHRRMRRNRKADWTRRLVQENRLAVDDLIWPIFIVPGKGIAQPIEAMPGVNRMSIDRAVEAVKEAADLGIPAVATFPNIEMALRDQTGSNSLAADNLINQATQAIKKAVPNIGVITDVALDPFTSHGHDGILRDGEIVNDETVEAVARAAVVQADAGSDIIAPSEMMDGRIGAIREALDASGHHNVGIMSYATKFASAFYGPYREAIGTGGLLKGDKKTYYIDPANGTEAIRDAALDVEEGADMLMVKPGLPYLDICWRMKEAFGLPVFAYQVSGEYTQIKAAAANGWIDGERVMLETLLSFKRAGCDGILSYFAVEVAKILAKR encoded by the coding sequence ATGAACGACAGCACAAATCTTGTGGACAGGATCACCGGGCACCGTCGCATGCGCCGCAACCGCAAGGCGGACTGGACACGCCGCTTGGTGCAGGAGAACCGGCTCGCCGTGGACGACCTGATCTGGCCGATCTTCATCGTGCCGGGCAAAGGCATCGCTCAGCCTATCGAAGCAATGCCCGGCGTCAACCGCATGAGCATCGACAGGGCCGTCGAGGCGGTCAAGGAGGCGGCCGACCTCGGCATTCCCGCCGTCGCCACCTTCCCGAATATCGAGATGGCGCTCCGCGACCAGACCGGCTCGAACAGCCTTGCCGCCGACAATCTCATCAACCAGGCGACGCAAGCGATCAAAAAAGCCGTTCCGAATATCGGCGTCATTACCGACGTGGCGCTTGACCCCTTCACCAGCCACGGCCATGACGGCATCCTGCGCGATGGCGAGATCGTCAACGACGAGACGGTGGAAGCGGTGGCGCGCGCCGCAGTCGTCCAGGCGGATGCCGGCTCCGACATCATTGCGCCTTCCGAGATGATGGACGGGCGGATCGGCGCGATCCGCGAGGCGCTCGATGCCAGCGGCCACCATAATGTCGGCATCATGTCCTATGCGACGAAGTTCGCCTCCGCCTTCTACGGCCCCTATCGCGAGGCGATCGGCACCGGCGGGCTGCTGAAGGGCGACAAGAAGACCTACTATATAGATCCGGCCAACGGCACCGAAGCGATCCGCGACGCCGCGCTCGACGTCGAGGAAGGCGCCGACATGCTGATGGTGAAACCGGGCCTGCCGTATCTCGACATCTGCTGGCGGATGAAGGAAGCCTTCGGCCTGCCGGTCTTCGCCTATCAGGTCTCGGGCGAATACACGCAGATCAAGGCGGCGGCCGCCAACGGCTGGATCGACGGCGAGCGCGTCATGCTCGAGACGCTGCTCTCCTTCAAGCGAGCCGGCTGCGACGGCATCCTCAGCTATTTCGCCGTCGAGGTGGCTAAGATCCTGGCGAAGCGGTGA
- a CDS encoding DUF6163 family protein produces the protein MLHDSAHVPKPSLTEVLFGWFLRLVSASCFWFALNYWAMLIGFSHGGAGRFDLLAAEWRAAATALAVLYPVAAIGLWLLVSWGPVVWVLAAAIEVAMVEFYPGMLGARPLLLVLHGSVAVTFVLFRAAIFWQRLRQARQVRVDSP, from the coding sequence ATGCTTCACGATTCTGCTCATGTGCCGAAGCCATCGCTCACCGAAGTGCTGTTCGGCTGGTTCCTGCGCCTGGTCTCGGCCTCCTGCTTCTGGTTCGCGCTGAATTACTGGGCGATGCTGATCGGTTTTTCCCACGGCGGCGCCGGGCGTTTCGATCTGCTGGCAGCGGAGTGGCGCGCTGCGGCAACGGCGCTCGCCGTCCTCTATCCGGTCGCCGCCATTGGGCTCTGGTTGCTCGTCTCCTGGGGGCCGGTTGTCTGGGTGCTTGCGGCCGCGATCGAAGTCGCCATGGTCGAGTTCTATCCGGGCATGCTCGGTGCCCGTCCGCTGCTCCTCGTGCTCCATGGATCGGTCGCCGTCACCTTCGTACTTTTCCGTGCGGCGATCTTCTGGCAGCGCCTGCGCCAGGCGCGGCAGGTAAGAGTTGATTCACCCTGA